The Pygocentrus nattereri isolate fPygNat1 chromosome 1, fPygNat1.pri, whole genome shotgun sequence genome window below encodes:
- the tmem168a gene encoding transmembrane protein 168-A — protein sequence MSPEESGKEVDMWSSIRCLGYLSSLNLLVAVCLGMYVRWEKTSEPTILVIFILGLFVLGISSILYYYFSMEWASLSLFHLWFGFLQGLLCFLSSPSLENDIKEQVTNYLLLASVAVRSLWALTERLCGSANYRKVVLTSAELLELLGFGIASTSMVLQRSVAIIALLVALASIIVDLRMKSLLALPNLTCFSVVASVTFFQALKVQTNPFALGCYLGRLICEPLLDVYFSGLSVTERWMPFLSAGRLWRKLTLLPLGVTELMFFVLCALKLGQLEFWYLVIPGFCVFGLFWMLCHVVFLVTLWSFHTKLSECQRVQATQRSDTRSLDRVMASRGMRHFCLISERLVFFSLISTAILGAVSWQLSNALYMSMFLVVLSLESLTHGLFHELGNCLGGTCVGYAVVIPTSYCSVDGQPVLLPPEQVQELNLRSTATLNAVQRLFSHHLIQTFGCDYSTSGLNLEALQAKLRSFLELRTADGPRHDTYLIYYCGHTLPTGDWALTGGDCLRMEQLLDWWRERNVGFSSRLMLVLDTENSLPWVKAVRRVEGLYVAVQGAEMSPAGDAESQVAPQLGDFTTEWVEYNCNPDSGMQWSERGRLIAAMYGVSKCWSDYRLHLPTGNDVAKHWKTHFPRATYPLVSVANWCCGLNLLWLCSACLRCFRRYKLAWFPPTILDTGQGIKLVRS from the exons ATGAGTCCTGAGGAGTCAGGCAAGGAGGTGGACATGTGGTCCTCCATCCGCTGCCTGGGTTACCTATCCAGCCTAAACCTGCTGGTGGCCGTATGTTTGGGCATGTATGTGCGATGGGAAAAGACCTCCGAACCCACAATCTTGGTCATCTTCATTCTAGGTCTCTTTGTGTTGGGCATTTCCAGCATCCTCTATTACTACTTCTCCATGGAGTGGGCTAGCCTCAGCCTGTTCCACCTGTGGTTTGGCTTCCTGCAGGGCCTCCTGTGCTTCCTCAGTAGCCCCTCTTTGGAGAATGATATAAAAGAGCAAGTCACAAACTACCTGCTGTTGGCCAGCGTGGCAGTGCGTTCCCTTTGGGCTCTGACAGAGCGCCTGTGTGGCAGTGCCAACTACAGGAAGGTTGTGCTCACTTCGGCTGAGTTGCTTGAGCTACTGGGCTTCGGAATTGCAAGCACCAGTATGGTTCTCCAGAGGTCAGTTGCAATCATCGCCCTACTGGTCGCCTTAGCGTCTATCATCGTAGACCTGCGCATGAAGTCTCTTCTGGCCCTTCCAAACCTGACCTGCTTTTCAGTGGTGGCCTCTGTTACCTTCTTCCAAGCTCTGAAGGTGCAGACTAACCCCTTTGCTCTTGGCTGCTACCTGGGCCGGCTCATCTGCGAGCCACTCCTGGACGTCTACTTCAGTGGGCTATCTGTGACTGAGCGCTGGATGCCCTTCCTATCAGCAGGTCGGCTGTGGCGGAAGCTCACTCTCCTCCCGCTGGGTGTTACCGAGCTGatgttttttgtgctttgtgcCCTGAAGCTGGGTCAACTAGAGTTCTGGTACCTGGTCATCCCAGGCTTTTGTGTGTTTGGCCTGTTCTGGATGCTGTGCCACGTGGTGTTTCTAGTCACGCTGTGGAGCTTCCACACAAAGCTGAGTGAGTGTCAGAGGGTCCAAGCCACCCAGCGCTCAGACACGCGCAGCCTGGACAGGGTCATGGCCTCCAGAGGGATGCGCCATTTCTGCCTCATCTCTGAACGGCTGGTGTTCTTCAGTCTGATCTCTACTGCCATACTGGGGGCTGTCTCATGGCAG TTGTCCAATGCTCTGTACATGAGCATGTTCCTGGTGGTGCTGTCTTTGGAGTCTCTGACACATGGACTCTTTCATGAGCTGGGGAACTGCCTTGGAGGGACCTGTGTGGGGTATGCAGTGGTTATTCCTACTAGTTACTGCAG tgtggatGGTCAGCCGGTGCTGCTGCCTCCGGAGCAGGTGCAAGAGCTGAACCTTCGCTCAACGGCCACACTGAACGCCGTGCAGCGCCTTTTCTCGCACCACCTGATCCAGACATTTGGCTGTGATTACTCCACCAGCGGCCTGAATCTAGAAGCACTGCAGGCCAAGCTGCGCTCTTTTCTTGAACTGCGCACTGCCGACGGCCCGCGCCACGACACCTACCTCATCTACTACTGCGGACACACACTGCCCACCGGAGACTGGGCCCTGACAG GTGGGGACTGCCTGCGTATGGAGCAGCTCCTTGATTGGTGGAGAGAGCGTAATGTTGGCTTCTCCTCTCGTCTCATGCTGGTCCTGGACACAGAGAACTCTCTGCCATGGGTGAAAGCAGTGCGCAGGGTGGAGGGGCTCTATGTGGCTGTTCAGGGGGCCGAGATGAGTCCTGCAGGGGACGCTGAGAGCCAGGTTGCTCCTCAACTGGGAGACTTCACAACTGAGTGGGTGGAATACAACTGCAACCCAGACAGCGGCATGCAGTGGTCGGAGAGAGGCCGGCTCATTGCTGCTATGTATGGCGTGTCCAAGTGCTGGAGTGACTACAGGCTTCACCTGCCCACCGGCAATGATGTAGCCAAGCACTGGAAAACCCATTTCCCCCGGGCCACCTACCCATTGGTTTCTGTGGCCAACTGGTGCTGTGGGCTGAACCTGCTGTGGCTGTGCAGCGCTTGCCTACGCTGCTTCAGGAGGTACAAACTGGCCTGGTTTCCTCCTACCATACTGGACACGGGACAGGGAATCAAACTAGTGCGCTCGTAG